ATTTAATGCTCTTTTGATGTATATTCATATTTTCCTAGAACCAGCTAACAGCAGCCTAGCAATACGCAGATTATTACTTCTCAAGATCAAGCTGAAATTTGGTATAATGTTCCCGCTTAACTTGATAAATTTGCTATACAACATCAGATACTGTTAGATTCCAGGAAATTCCATGTTATTTAGCCTAATTTAATAATAGGAACACTGGTTTATAATGACCCGAATTTCCTGGGCCCTTCAGTGCCATTCAGCTAAGATATAATTTGTCATACAAATTACACTGTTAATTGAAATTGCCATCATAACTTTCAGGCCAAACTGCTCAAAATATGGAAAAATTTTCAGCAACAGAGCCGAAACGTTTCTGATATCACATCCAAATGTTTAAGCGAAATGCAGCAGCCACAGGAAATGAATTCTGGGAGGCAGGACGCTAACATAGGCCGGGATTTGCACACTAACTTAAGTCCAGCATCTCAGCTCCTTTGCAAAAAAGCCATCTTGCTCATCGGTTAGGTAGCCAGAAACTCAGTTCAATACCCCCAACTGAGTATTTGGATTAGTGGATCCAGACTGACTTTCACCCTCAGCTTTGGCCTCTATTCTATGATCTCTTTATAAGGTTCTTCAGGCCTGGACACTTAGTTCTGCCTTTCTTCAAGACTAGAGATGGGAATTCCATTAAAACAGACCCTTGGATGGGATGGGAATTATTTTCCAGGAGCATATGCTTTTCAACTGATTTTCTCCCTAGTTCCACCTCTGATTTGCAGGACACTTACTTTGGGGCCTCTCTCCTATCAACTTGCTGAGTTTGTTTCACTCCTTCTTGTTGGGACTGCCCTCCAGTGACTCAGAGGCGCCGCTGGAGAAAGAAACCAAGTCCGGAAATGGACTCCATGACAAACCACCACCGAGACTTTGGGAGGTAAGACACAAGGAATCATTTTATAAGGAACCACACTTCACTTTTAGTGTCACGCTCTGGGAAATGGGACTTCCAACTGGGAGGACTGTCTGATGGTTGTCTGGGTGAATGGAACTGAGCCAGAGAGTAATGCCTACGAGGAGCAATGAACCACGACGAGGGTCCGCTGGGAAGCCCTCGAGGTCCAGTGGCTACGTTGACATGCCCCTAAGGGAGCTCAGTGTGACTTTTCAAAGAGGTACTCCAGATCTGGGGCCCGCAGTCTCTGCTCCTTGTTTTTGTTCTTGGCGAAGTCCCTTAGCAGGTCCATGACTTCGTTTTCAAATATCTCTGGGGCAGGCTTAGCttctagaaggagaggcagagaacagAGAGAATGTGATGTAGTACTCGACTCATTTCTCCAAGGTGCCTTGGTGATCTGAACTGGGCAGCTGCAATTAAGACTTTGGCTTTACAGTTACCATTGGGCATACGGGGCTCTAAGAGCCTGGGAAATCTCTCTACTCTCTCCCTACAGCAGGCTCAACCCAACTCACCATCATTCCTTCCACCCCGCCCCATACTCGGAGTGGGGAGCAGACCCGTGGCCCGTCTTTTATCTCGACCAGTGCCAGAGATAAAAAGGAAGCACACAATCCTCTTGACACACTTTAATTCGTACAGCCAGAAATGCTTTAACCGTTGGGCCAACTGGGCCCAAACCCAGAATCCAATCTCATCAAAGGAGCCCAGGGCAGCTGACCAAACAGCACCCCTGTTGGCCCCCGGCCCATCCTAACTTTGCTACACTCCTGGTCGGATCCACAGATACCTCGAAATCccaagggaaggaggagcctgaATGGAACTATAGGTCTGAGAGAATGCTGGGAAAGGGACCCCCAGGGCTTCCCCTGTTCAAACCCCACCCAAGCCTTGAATATTGGCCTGCGTGGGGCAGGGCAGACTGAAGGAGAGGGTCGCCGGACTTTAGCTTTACATGACAAGATTACGGATGACCCTCAAAGAGGCCCTTGTTCAAACCCTAACTCTTGTGTCTTTCGGCATttactctcaagagcttagaacagtgctctgcacacagtaagggctcactacaTAGACGTGATtaaaattcaatttttaaaaaatcatattgcAAAGCCAGAATCAATCCTACCCTCCGAGGGGAAGAATGGTTGAGTGTTTTATGGGCCCAACAATAATAGCAATGAGAAAAATTCTCTCTGGTCAAAAAAACCAGCAGACTAAAATCAGCTCCATGGGACTCCCGCCCCAGGGTTACCCACCACCCCACAATACCTGTTGCCCAGTAATAAATATCCCAGTCATTACTGGGCTCATTGATCAGGCGGTCATAGAGGTTCAGTTGTCTCTCTGTCATGTGCTGCAGATTTTCCTTGGCGAAGAGGCTAAATGAGGAAAGGACAGGAAAAATGGATGAATGATGGGGtcatggggaaaggaggagttctctggcgagagaagaggagggtACCCACTCATTCTGAACTAAAGTGGATGAGGGGAACAAAGTCTACCTGAGCAGGATGCAGTTTTCCAACATGCCCCTCTTTCTGCTCTCATAGAGCAAGCGGGCTCGCTTGGTCTCCAGTGACTCGTCGGTTCGCTCCTGCCATGGGGGTAAAGGGATTTCAAGCATGTCCTTCTGGGAATCTGCTGGGCTGCTGCCCCGATAGGAACGTCTGGGTGGCGGACCTCGGAAGAAGGCAGGCACAAGAGCCTGTCTGGACAAGGCATAGAGCTGTAACAAATAAAGTCGCACTGAGTCAAACCCATTTTAAATCCGTGGATAACCAAGAAAAATCCCATGGTTTCAGGAACACACCCTGGTCATACAtaggttgattctatttattgctatagttcttgtctgtccgtctcccccgattagactgtaagccggggtcaaagggcagggactgtctctatctgttaccgatttgtacattccaagtgcttagtacagtgctctgcacatagtaagcgctcaataaatactatggaatgaataagaGCATGGGTTGGCATAAGTGAAAATGTTTAaaactgctccccctcccctaatATCCCTATTTGTGCaatcactctcccacctgctttggctactttttaaaaaaaatggtacttaagtgcttacgatgtgccgggcgccatcctaagcgctggggtagatagaaggtaatcttaatccctattttacagatgaggtaactgaggcatagagaagttaagctacttgcctgaggtcacagagcagacaagcggcggcactgtgattaaaacccaggtcattctgactcccgggcccatgttctatccactcggccacgctgctttccaccgGTGGTACTAAAAGGCCTGGGCAGGAGTGACAGCAAGAGGTTCTAGTGGCACCAGACCAGTGAGGCATGACTGGAACTTTAACTGGACACTAATGGTCTAGTACAAGGAATCCCTGAAACTTGCTAGGCCAGTCTGCGTCGGAAGCCAGCCCCGGGACGGTTGAAGGTTGCCACTTGGCTTGTGACAGCAGGACTCCTATGACTTCTAGCACCACTTGTGTGGGGCCACtactaatcaatcatatctatgagcacttgctctgtgcagagcactgttctaagtccttgggagagtacgacctaacagatttggcagacaccttccctgccctcaagtagcttacagtctagagggtcttcaCCACCTGAGTTCTCTTATCCCAGCTTcaattctctccccatttcttccaACTCTTATCCTCACTTTCCCCTGGTCAGGAGAGACGTCCATTCCCTAAGAAAACTAGTCACCTTTACCTTCCCTTTGTTATTAACTCTTGTTAATGCCTTAGACATTTCCATCACTTACCAGTCTCTCTGACATAGAGCTGTTATCTCACCTCTATGTGTCCACTCTGTGCAATGTGCTCTAAAGTCACTCCTTTCTCTAGAAATGGACAATTAAAAAAAGCACAGAGCTGGAAGTCCGAGGCtgtaggttccaatcctgcctctgccacttgcctgctgtgtgacctttgggcaagtctcttcacttctctgggcctcatctgtcaaatggagattagccAAGTGTTCTTCCTCCCCGTTATGctgggagtcccgtgtggaacagggactgtgtctgaccagatcatcgtgtaataataataataattatggtatttaagcgcttactacgttttactgtctcccccttttagactgtgagcccgttgttgggcagggattatttctacagttgccgaactgtacattccaagcgcttaatacagtgctctgcacacagtaagtgctcagtaaatacgattgaatgaacaaatacctctttctctcaccgtgggcagggaatgtctgtttactgttattttgtactctccccagtgcttaatacattactgtgcacacagtaagcgctcaataaatacgatgtggACAGgggtttgtctaccaactctactgtagtataccctcctgggcacttagtacagtactctgatgatggtattcgttaagcacttactatgtgtcaagcactgttctaagtgctggggtaaacaaaagataatcatgtcggtcacggtccctgtcctatttgggccTCGCAGTTCAAATAGCCGGGAGGcctggcactgaatccccattttacagaagacgaaACTGAggttgaatttttttctttttttccaagtggcattttgttaagtgctcactatgtgccaggcactgtactaaggataatcaggttggacacagttcctgtcccacatggggctcacaatctaagtaggatttaatccccaaagctgaggcacagagaagttaagtgacttgcccatggtcacagagcagataaatggctgggatgggattagaacccaagtcctctgacttgcaggcctgtgctctttccacagagtcacagtgaaattaagggactcacccaaggtcaaagaaCATGATAGTGTAGATTTgagactccctggcccgtgactTTcctgttaggccacgctgcttcccacacaatgagcgctcaataaattccattgattcattcaagaagcagcgtggcttagtggaaagagtccaggcctgggagtcagaaggtcatgggttctaatcccggctccccaacatgaatgctatgtgaccttggacaaatcacttcacttctctgggcctcagttacctcatctgtaaaagggggattaacaactgtgagccccgcacagggcaacctgataaccttgtatctaccctattgcttagaacagtgcttgacacatagtaagcgctaaacagataccatcactattattcaatcatatttactgagcgcttactgtgtgcaaaggacgagaagcagcgtggctcagtggaaagagcccaggcttaggagtcagaggtcgcgtgttctaatcccagctctgccacttgtcagctgtgtgactttgggcaagtcacttaacttctctgtgcctcagtgacctcatctgtaaaatggggattaagactgtgagccccatgtgggaccacctcattaccctgtgtctaccccagcacttagaacggtgtttggcacatagtaagcgcttaacgaacaccagcattattattattattattactaagcacttgggaggttccCTCTTGAGTCCCTAAGGCGGAAAGAGGTGATCCCATACTTGCTGAAAGCACCTTTCCCAGTCCTTTACCTCGacaccctcaagactgtgagccccatgtgtgatcgGCCCTGTGCTCAACCCAAActccttgtatcaacctcagcgcttctCTAACCGCCCAGCTGGGAGGGACAGGGCCAAGACCGGCCGCCACGAGAAGCAacagggtcagtggaaagagcccaggcttgggagtcagaagtggtgggttctaattctgcctctgccgcctgtcagctgagtgaccttggacaagtcccttcactgggcctcagttgccttgggagtcagtcagagatcatgggttctaatcccgactccgccacttgtcagctgtgtgactctgggcaagtcacttcacttctcttgtgcttcagtgaccttctctgtaaaatggggatgaagactgtgagccccacgtgggacaacctgatgaccttgtatctcccccagcgcttagcacatagtatgtgcttcaaaaataccaacatcattattattattattattccctcatctgtcaaacggggatgacaacagtgagccccatgtgggccaacctgatgaccctgcatctcccccagcgcttagagcaatgctggacacatagtaaacgcttcacaaatgccaacattataatcattatttcctcatctgtcaaacggggatgacaaccgtgagctccatgtgagccaacctgatgaccttgtatctcccctggcacttagaggagtgctgggcacgtagtaagcgcttcacaaataccaacattattattattccctcatctgtcaaacagggatgaagcctgtgagccccatgtgggccaatctgatgaccttctatctcccccagcgcttagaacagtactgggtacatagcaagtgcttcacaaaagccaatattattattattattccctcatctgtcaaatggggatgaagacggtgagccccaggtgggccaatctgatgactttctatctcccccagggcttagagcagtgctgggcacaaagtaagcgcttcacaaataccaacattattattattcttccctcatctgtcaaagaggGATGATAAcggtgaatcccacgtgggccaacctgatgaccttgtatctctcccagtgactagagcagtgcttggcacatagtaagcacttcacaaatgccaacattattattattcttccttcatctgtcaaaggggggtgacaatggtgagccccaggtgagccaacctgatgaccctgtatctcccccagcgcttagagcagtgctgggcacatagtaagcacttcacaaataccaacattattattattcttccctcatctgtcaaagggagaTAACAacggtgggccaacctgatgaccttgtatctctcccagcgcctataacagtgctgtgcacatagtaagcgcttcacaaatgccaacattattattattattccctcatctgtcaaagggggatgatgacggtgagccccaggtgggcctaCCTGAtgacctatctcccccagcgcttagcgcagtgctgggtacatagtaagcgcttcccaaatgccaacattattattattcttccctcatctgtcaaagggggatgacgacggtgagccccagggggtCCAAGTTGAtggccttctatctcccccagcgcttagcgcagtgctgggtacatagtaagcgcttcccaaatgccaacattattattattcttccctcatctgtcaaagggggatgacaacggtgagccccaggtgggccaacctgatgacctcgtatctcccccagcgcttacaacagtgcttggcacctagtaagcacttcacaaatgccaacattattattattattgcctcatctgtcaaagggggatgacaacggtgagccccaggtgggccaacctgatgacctcgtatctcccccagcgcttacaacagtgcttggcacttagtaagcgcttcccaaatgccaacattattattcttcttccctcctctgtcaaagggggatgacgaCGGTGAGTCCTAGGGGTTCCAACTTGAtggccttctatctcccccagcgcttagcgcagtgctgggcacatagtaagcgcttcccaaatgccaacattattattattattaatcttccctcatctgtcaaagagggatgacgacggtgagccccaggggggggtccaacctgatgaccttcaatctcccccagcgcttagcgcagtgctgggtacatagtaagcgcttcccaaatgccaacattattattattcttccctcctctgtcaaagggggatgacgaCGGTGAGTCCCagggggggccaacctgatgaccttgaatctcccccagcgcttagcgcagtgctgggcccagagtaagcccttcgGGAATGGCATCATCGTCCTCATCGTCGCGGGCCCCGCGCCGTGGTCGCCCTCCTCACCCAGcccagcaggagaggaggagaagaagaagccgccgccgccgccatgtcgTCGCGGCCGGTCCCTTCCCGCCGCGGGGCTGAGGCGAGGCGGAGGACGGGCGGGCGAGCGGGCGGAAGCGGCGTCCCGTGCGTCGGCCGGAAGCGGCGGGGCGTCTGACGTCATCGGCGCGAGGGGGGGGCGCAGGGGCGGGCCGCGCTGCCGAGAGCCGTTCGCGCGCTTGGGGCCTAGTGGGGactggccgccgccgccgtcgacgCCATATTCCCGGTaacggggagcggcggggggcggcgggccgggccgggcgaagGCGGCGGGCGGCCAGGAGGGCGGCCCgagcgggggcgcgggggccgcACGGGGGCCCGGGCCTCCGGGCCTCCGCCTTGGCGGCGGTGGGTGGTGGTtgtgagaggtggggggggggagagggcgggcggAAAGCTAGGCCCCGTCTCTGAGGAAAACCCGGGGCgggaccgaccccctcccccccccgccccggacgggCCCCCGGACGGACCCCCGTGATGAGGGGCGCCCGAGGAAGCCTCCCCTCCCGGACTCCCATCCGCACCGACGACGGCCGGAGCCACGGAGGAGGCCGGGGCCTCGGGCGGCCGCCCTTTTTCCCTCAGGCCGATGGAGTCGGCGCCATCCCCTCAGGCCccgcactccctccctcccaccttttgGGACTTCTTACcctttttatttcctctttttaaaTCCCGGCGTCCGAACGGGGGGCAGCCCAGAAAGCGCTTGGGGGCCGGGCACCATCCGagtggggggaggccggggattgggggggggtcCTCAAATCTCCCCCTTTATTGCGACCTTTTTTCTAACTTCTCCCCCCTTTTGTGCCCGGCAGGACCCCCTTGTGTCGCTCTCGTTCTCCGGGGCCGCCATCCCGCGCCCGCAGTCATGTCGGAGGGAGTGGATTTGATCGATATTTACGCCGACGAGGAGTTCAACCAGGTGAGCGATGAGCCACGCCGCCCACCCCGGTCCCGCCGATGAGccgaaccgccccccccccccccggtttttttattttatttttatttttctcccccccaccctccccaccctcctcccccccgccccgaggtcTCGAAGCAGCGTCCCTTCTCCGCCGGGCGAGAATCTCGCACCCGGCAGGGGCCTCCACCACATCCAGCCGCACGTTAACGGGGCCACCGTTTGAAATTAAAAGGTTTAAGAGCAAATAAAACGGGGTTTTATTTATTCAcccagccagtcgtatttacagagcgcgtattaggtgcggagcactggactaagcgcttcggaatggacgattcggccacagagagagaccggtCCTGACCGGtgacgggctctcggtctaagcgcgggggagacggacggacaaaaacacggcaagcgcgcaataaatagaatggaggggatggacacctcattaacaaaataaatagggtcataaaaatatctacaaatgagcacagtgctgaggggaagggggaggagcagggggaaagggggcttggctgtAAGAGCTAATCAACCTGTGGAACTTGTTGCCGCGGGAGGCCGAGGCGGCTGAAatttccccaccccgccccccccccccccccccccaggattgACCGCTCTTATAAATCACAACTGCATCTGCAGCGACGGTCACGAGAGTATTAAATACCCTACGGTCACGAGAGTACAAAATATCCGACTTCGCAGGCCCCAGGGCtaaccccggccgccccccgccacaGGAGATGACCGCTTTGCCCCCTTGACCAGAGGGATTAATTAGGGTCTCCCTTTgtaacccccgccccccctcccccttaccccccCATGAGCAGTTAAGATGAACTGTTTTGTAATTTCATTTCAAGGAAATTTTGTTTTCCTTGATTTTTCAGCCCAGGGCTGAGAAGATGAAGGAAGATGCCCCAGAATGCCCCAGACCTTCTGAATCAAAGTTGGAAAAGGGATGGGGAACAAGTGTGCAAGTGGGTACTAGTCCTAAATTGTAGGCttatttcctccctctttttttttttttcctcctcgttTTCCTTGATTTTTCAGCCCAGGGCtgagaagaataagaataatatataatagtaataataatgatggtatttgttaagcgcttactatgtgcaaagcattgttctaagcgctggggtagatacagggtaattaggttgtcccacgtggggctcgcacttttagtccccattatacagatgaggtaactgaggcacagagaagctaagtgactcactgGAGATGCCCCCAGAATGTCCAGACCTTCTGAAGCAAAGTTGGAAAAGGGATGGGGAACAAGTTTGCAGACGGGTACTAGTCCTAAATTGTAGGCTTGATtcgtccctcttctcccctcttctctctcccacttcctcgcCTCCACAAACATTGAATGGAACTATAGGGTTTTGCCATTCTTTTAAGCAGCGCTTTTCTCCTGCAGTCATAAAATCTTGATCTCTGAGATCTTGGGATTCCCCAGATTTGAAGTTCATAACCTGATGCACTGTGGAATCCCAACCCCAGTCAGGGATTTGGACAATGGGAAGTTTTCTTCTCATTGCTATCTGCCAAACTCTAGCCTGGAGTCAGCCGTGCAAGGTGGGGAACCAAGGTGGAGGTGGTAGGCGGACCTACCCGACCTGGGTCTCTATTGGATGGTGAAATATCTTAAAGTGAGATAGTTCCACCGTGACACCTCAGTGGGGGGATATGGGGTAAATAGTCCAGCTGATCTTGGATCTGCGTTTGCATttaaaagtcatgggttcttttttcctctgctcatcATGGGTGCGCCCTGTGAGCCGAAGAGTAACTGGAGCTGGGTCCATATtactgtattttattcattcattcaatagtatttattgagcgcttactatgtgcagagcactgcactaagcgcttggaatgtacaaatcggtaacagatagacagtccctgccctttgacgggcttacagtctaatcgatattagggtgttttttttccaaaataaataaaaattaactaTTTCTCTTTCTTGTTAATGCCTCAGGTAGTTAAGCAACCCAacatatttatttaaaaaaaaatacaaggttggagggggaaaaatgggaaaagcatggagattcattcattcagtagtatttattaagcgcttactatgtgcagagcactgtactaagcatctggaatgaacattttggcaacagatagagacagtccctgcccaataatgggattCTAAAATAAATTGCTTTTTAGAAGCAAAACATAGTTTGCCAAGACTCTGGGATAACTTTGATTTCTTCTTAGTTTCCCCCAGATACCTAATTGTGTTTCTTTTGACTCCATcctcaaaaaataggatttctTAGGTTAGAAGAAAAGGACAAGGATTCCGTAAACCTCCACATTTGGGGAAATTTTATTCAATTTCCATTACTCAATACCACGATCCTTTTGATTAGAGGGACTGGCGGGaatgttataagcactggaggcAGGAGCCTCGACAAATCTGAGTCCATACATTGTTCAGTAACAAAAAGTTACAGTGACTTGCCCTCTAAGCAGTTTTGAATTTAGAATACACTCTTCTAatctgagtattcattcaatagtatttattgagcacttactatgtgcagagcactgtactaagcgcttggaatgaacaagtcgttaACATGAACCAAATTTTTTCTGTTTTGAAAGGGTTTTTCCCTCACCTCATATTGGGGTTAAAATGTGTGATGAATTCTTGTGAATAAGGGAGCAAAAAaaacatatttcactctactgtgACTCCAGCATATTGCCTAAGAAGTGGGTGGGATACAACAGTAAATAGGTGAACATTGTGGAGTGACACGTTTTgcgggagggattttttttttttttccagagccgATTGAGATTTAGGGCTTTACCAGAGGCATCCAAAAGTGTCAGCCTTATCAGTTGAGGAAATTGGTTTGGTCACATTACAGCTTCTGTGAGCAGGAAAATCATCTAACTCCCCTAGCTCCCTCCCCAGGACCCTAGTTAAAAAGTGCGAGGCCTGTAAAGGAGGGGTCATATTTCAGGGCATCTACTGGGTTGCTTTAAGGAAGattctttcctccatttcctttgGAAACTGggatttggcagatgagagagcTCTGATTGCTTACATTTAATTCTAGGTCCCAGGATTACTTGGAGATCACTTACTTTGCCAAGTTTTTTGATCCTGCTTCTGATAAAGAGCAAAATGTGTTAGTCTTAGGCCTCTGAAAAAGGCAGCCCTTTCACCAATAAGCTCGAGCCCGAAAAGACCATCCTGGTCTGAAacgattttttccttttttttaatcaacagcAAATGCAGAAC
This portion of the Ornithorhynchus anatinus isolate Pmale09 chromosome 3, mOrnAna1.pri.v4, whole genome shotgun sequence genome encodes:
- the SDHAF2 gene encoding succinate dehydrogenase assembly factor 2, mitochondrial isoform X2 — protein: MAAAAASSSPPLLLGWLYALSRQALVPAFFRGPPPRRSYRGSSPADSQKDMLEIPLPPWQERTDESLETKRARLLYESRKRGMLENCILLSLFAKENLQHMTERQLNLYDRLINEPSNDWDIYYWATEAKPAPEIFENEVMDLLRDFAKNKNKEQRLRAPDLEYLFEKSH
- the SDHAF2 gene encoding succinate dehydrogenase assembly factor 2, mitochondrial isoform X1 — its product is MTSDAPPLPADARDAASARSPARPPPRLSPAAGRDRPRRHGGGGGFFFSSSPAGLGEEGDHGAGPATMRTMMPFPKGLLWAQHCAKRWGRFKLYALSRQALVPAFFRGPPPRRSYRGSSPADSQKDMLEIPLPPWQERTDESLETKRARLLYESRKRGMLENCILLSLFAKENLQHMTERQLNLYDRLINEPSNDWDIYYWATEAKPAPEIFENEVMDLLRDFAKNKNKEQRLRAPDLEYLFEKSH